Proteins from a single region of Bos javanicus breed banteng chromosome 7, ARS-OSU_banteng_1.0, whole genome shotgun sequence:
- the LOC133252016 gene encoding olfactory receptor 2T8-like — MENTNDTTGINFILLGLLNYTQTHIFFFSVVLMTFLTSLMSNIFMIMLIRMDSRLCTPMYFLLSQLSLMDVMLVLTVVPKMVGNYLMHIRSISSAGCGAQIFLFVTLEGGECFLLAAMAYDRYVAICHPLRYPILMNQKLCLHMTAGSWLLGGVDGLMQAGVTLSFPYCHSREINHFFCEAPSLVCLACTDTMIFEFFMYICCVLMLLIPVSFILASYGLILITVLRMHSAAARKKAFATCSSHLAVVGFFYGTIIFIYMRPKSYRSVAHDKVVSAFYTIFTPVLNPLIYSVRNKEVKGALRISVGKFSGEKKLSSLVYAENQYNP, encoded by the exons ATGGAAAATACAAATGACACCACGGGAATAAACTTCATTCTTTTAGGGCTCCTTAACTACACACAAacccatatatttttcttttctgtggttcTCATGACCTTCCTCACCTCCCTGATGAGCAATATCTTCATGATCATGCTCATTCGCATGGATTCCCGGCTGTGCACACCGATGTACTTCCTGCTTAGCCAGCTCTCCCTCATGGACGTGATGCTGGTCCTCACTGTTGTTCCCAAAATGGTAGGCAACTACCTGATGCACATCAGGTCTATCTCTTCTGCTGGCTGTGGTGCCCAGATCTTCCTGTTTGTCACTCTGGAAGGGGGCGAGTGCTTTCTCTTAGCggccatggcctatgaccgctatgtggccatatGTCATCCCCTGCGATACCCAATCCTCATGAATCAGAAGCTCTGCTTGCACATGACAGCCGGTTCCTGGCTTTTGGGAGGGGTGGATGGGCTGATGCAGGCTGGTGTCACCCTGAGCTTCCCTTACTGCCATTCTCGAGAAATCAACCACTTCTTTTGTGAGGCACCATCGCTTGTTTGCCTTGCCTGTACAGACACCATGATTTTTGAATTTTTCATGTACATCTGCTGCGTCCTGATGCTTTTGATCCCAGTGTCTTTCATTTTGGCTTCCTACGGTCTCATCCTGATCACTGTGCTCCGCATGCATTCTGCTGCAGCCAGGAAGAAAGCTTTTGCTACTTGTTCCTCCCACCTGGCTGTGGTGGGGTTTTTCTATGGCACCATCATATTTATCTACATGCGGCCCAAATCCTATCGTTCAGTGGCTCATGACAAAGTAGTCTCTGCCTTTTACACCATCTTCACACCTGTGTTGAACCCACTTATATACAGTGTGAGGAATAAAGAAGTCAAGGGGGCTTTGAGAAT ctcagtaggaaaattcagtggagaaaagaagctgagtagcttggtttacgctgaaaatcaatataacccgtga
- the LOC133252017 gene encoding olfactory receptor 2T12-like, with protein MENWNTTSDFILLGLFNHTGSHQFLFVLVLITAFTSFVGNALMFLLILLDSGLHRPMYFLLSQLSLMDMILVITIVPKMAADYLTGRTFISQVGCGFQIFFFLTLEGGECFLLAAMSYDRYVAICHPLRYPVLMSWQLCLRMTLGSWFLGAADGLMQAAATLNFSFCRKHEIDHFFCEAPSLVRLACADTSVFEYAMYVCCVLMLLVPISLILISYSLILAAVLQMCSNEARKKAFTTCSSHISVVGLFFGAAIFTYMRPKSFRSANHDKIVSAFYTIFTPVLNPLIYSLRNSEVKGALRKCMDQCAALSHD; from the coding sequence ATGGAAAACTGGAATACCACTTCAGATTTCATTCTCCTAGGACTCTTTAATCACACAGGATCCCACCAATTTCTCTTTGTGTTGGTTCTGATAACTGCCTTCACCTCTTTTGTGGGCAATGCCCTCATGTTTCTCCTGATTCTCCTGGACTCTGGGCTTCACAGGCCTATGTACTTCCTATTGAGCCAACTCTCCCTCATGGACATGATACTGGTTATCACCATTGTGCCTAAAATGGCTGCTGACTATTTGACCGGCAGGACGTTCATCTCCCAAGTCGGCTGTGGGTTTCAGATCTTCTTCTTCCTCACTTTGGAAGGGGGCGAGTGCTTCCTCTTAGCAGCCAtgtcctatgaccgctatgttgcTATTTGCCATCCACTGAGATACCCAGTCCTCATGAGCTGGCAATTATGCTTAAGAATGACTTTGGGATCGTGGTTCCTTGGTGCAGCAGATGGGCTCATGCAGGCTGCTGCTACCCTCAACTTCTCATTTTGCAGGAAACATGAGATTGATCACTTCTTTTGTGAGGCCCCCTCTCTGGTGCGTTTGGCTTGTGCTGACACGTCTGTCTTTGAGTATGCTATGTATGTGTGCTGCGTGTTAATGCTCCTAGTCCCCATTTCCCTCATCTTGATTTCCTATAGTCTCATTCTTGCCGCTGTTCTCCAGATGTGTTCTAATGAAGCCCGCAAGAAGGCTTTTACTACTTGCTCCTCACATATTTCCGTGGTGGGACTGTTTTTTGGAGCAGCCATTTTTACCTACATGAGACCAAAATCCTTTAGGTCAGCTAACCATGATAAGATTGTGTCAGCATTTTATACCATCTTCACCCCTGTTCTAAACCCCCTCATCTATAGTCTGAGGAACAGTGAGGTCAAGGGAGCTCTGAGAAAGTGTATGGATCAGTGTGCTGCCTTAAGTCATGATTAA